The genomic interval GATGCGCTGAACCTGGCCAACCGCCTGCGGGACGGTGGTCCGGCGGAGCTGCAGTCGGAGGCGGAGGAGTTGTGCCAGCAGGCCCACGACCAGATCCTTCAGGGAGCTCTCCGGCGAGCTGAGGAAGCCGAGGAGGCGGGGCTCTTCGAGGAGGCGGCGGATTGGGCCCGTACCGCCCTCGAGCACGCCGCCGATGACCAGCAGGCGGAAAAGTTGGAGGCGCTGGCGAAGTCTCTGGAGGCGCGCTCCGCCGAGGCGCCGGGAGATCGGGATCAGGACCTCATGGATCGCCCCGGCGGCGACGACGAGGACGAAGAGGATCTCTTCTGGTCGCAGGTGGCGATGCTCGAGGAAGAGGTGGCGGAGCGCTACGAAGGGCGCTCAAACCGCTTCCGTCGAGCGGTGGTGGCGCTGGCCGCCGGCCGCAAAGAGGAGGCCGAAGCGGCTTTCACCGAATTGTTGGAGCAAGACCGGGGCGATGCCGTTCTGCATTTCGAGCGCGGCCGCTGCCGCCTGCTGGGGGGCGAGCTGGAGGCGGCCCGGGAGGACCTGGAAGTGGCTTGGGAGGGTTTGGGGGACGCGCCTCTGGACTCCGCGGGCTCGCTGTCGGTGCCGGCGTTGTGGGGCGAAGCGATGCTCGGCCTGGAGCGCTACGACGAGATGCTCGAGCGCCTCGAGCCGCTGGCGGATGCAGAATCCGGGGACGAGCAGCTGATTCTCCTCTACGGTCAAGCTTTGATGGCCTCGGAACGAGCTCAGCCGGCGGCGGATTTGCTGGCGGCGAGCCTGGCGTCGGGCATTGCCGGCTCCCCGGAGATTCCCCGCCACCTGGCGCTGGCGCTGGACTCCTTGGGGCAACGTTCCCAGGCCGTCGCGGTGCTCGAGGCTAGCATCGCCCCCAGCTGTGCCACCGGCCAATGCGCCAAGCCCCCCAAGCACCTGCCCTCCTTCCGGCTGCTCGCCAAGCTGCTGCTGGACGAGGGCGGAGAGGCGGAGGTGGACCGCGCCGGCGACCTGCTGGAGCAGATGGATCGGGTTCTGGGAGGCCGTAGCGGAGCCATCGACCAGCGGCTCATGGCCCGCTACTACCAGCTCAGCGGCGACCCGGAAGCCGCGGCTGAGGCTCAGGAGCGGGCCCGAGAGCTGGAGGAGCAGGGGCTGGAGGAAGTCGCCGCCAGCGATCGGCCCAAGCTGCAGGTGACCCAGCGGCGGCCCATTTGACGGGGCCTCTGCTGAGCCATACGACGGGTCATGCAACGGGCCGGCGGAAGGAATTCGGGTCGGGGGTACACTAACGAGATGCGCAACCACCCACATCGAGCGATCGACGGCGGGCTGCCGGCGAGGGCTGGAGTGGTCACCCCGGTGAGTGGGCGGATCGCTTGGACGGCACCATCAACCACGAGGACTAGCCATGGCTGAGCCCCAAGACCTGCCACCGGAGTTTTCTCCCAACCGCTACATCGAAAAGGTCAGCCTGGTGACCGACGAGGTGTTGGAGGAGGAGATCAAGCCCCGCCAGCTGCTGGTTCACCATCACCGTGACTACCACGTGGTGGACGTCCAGGCCCGGACCTTCATGAGCCGGCTGGTGGACGCCACCGGCGACGAGGATCTGGCGCGGGAAAAAATGCGCAAGATCCGCGCCCGTGGTTTCAAGGCGGCGGAGGTCATCGCCCGGGCCACCGGCCTGAAGGATCCGGAGAAGGTCTCCCGGGCTCTCTTCGGCCTCAAGGAGCGGGAGTATTACTTCCGCTATAAGAAACACCCGGCCTCTCGGGAGGCCATCGACGCGCGCTACGCGGAGCTACGACAGCAGGGTGAGGAGCAGATGGCGCGGGCTCGGGACGAGTCCGGGCAGCCGCAGTTGCGGGTGCTGCTCACCGGTGGCACCGGCTTTGTGGGCAAGGAAATCCTGTGGCAGGCGGCCCACGATCCCGAGATCGTCGAGATGGTGGTGCTGATTCGCCCCAAGGAGATTCGCGACCGCAAGAGCGGCGAGCTGCTGGAGACCCTGTCACCGGCTCAGCGTGGCGAGAGCCTGTTGCAGCAGCTGTGGTTGGCGTCGCCGGAGGAGCGGAGCAAGTTCCGCTTCATCGCCGGCGATGTGGAGCAACCCCAGCTCGGGGTTTCCGACGAGGATTACGAGCAGCTTCAGCGCACCCTCACCCACGTCATCCACTGCGCCGCCAGCGTCGCCTTCGACGACCCCTACGAACGTTCCTTCCAGGCCAACGTCACCGGCACCCTCAACGCGCTGCGCTTTTCCCTTGGGCTGCAGCAGCACGAGGGCAGCCCCTTCGTGGCGCACCTGGGCATCGAGACCTCGTACATCCACGGGCGCCAAGTGCGCAAGGTAGCCCGGGAGGACGAGATCGTCTTTCCCCGTAACTTCTACAACAACTATTACGAGCTCACCAAAGCCATGGCCTCTTTGGAGACCGAGCGTTTCATGCTCGAGAAGGGGCTGCGGGTGGTGCAGCTATGCCCGGCCATCGTCATCGGGGAGTCCACCGGCGGCAACAACCGCGGTGACACCAAGGTGGTGAATGCGCCGGTGAACGTCTTTGGCCGCGCCCACGAGGCGCTGCAGGATCCGGAAGGCGACTGGTTCGAGCGCACCCGTGCCTCGATGCTGGCGCGCATGGCCTGCATCTTCCCGGGCAATCCCTCGGCGGAGCTCAATCTGATCCCGGTGGATTGGGTGGTGAAGGGCATTCTCGCCGCCGTCAAACGCCCGCTAGCCATCGGCGAGCGGGTGCATCTGGCCACCGACAACCGGGTCACCTCGGAGCAAATCCGAGACATCGTTCAGGAGGAGCTCGGCGTCGACATCAAGCTCGCCGAGCCCACCCTCCACCGTACCGTCACCCTGCCGGTCTTGAGCAAGATCCTCACCGGCCTCAAGCAGCCGCGCATCGCCAACGCGTTGGAGAAGCTCGGCTCCATCTTTGGCGGCTACAGCGAATGGGGACAGCCGATCCACGAGGTAGGCAACGACGTGCGGGTGCTGGGGCTGCCGGAAGAACGCCCCAACACCCAGTACGCCTTCCGCATGCTGTGTCGTCACA from Acidobacteriota bacterium carries:
- a CDS encoding SDR family oxidoreductase translates to MAEPQDLPPEFSPNRYIEKVSLVTDEVLEEEIKPRQLLVHHHRDYHVVDVQARTFMSRLVDATGDEDLAREKMRKIRARGFKAAEVIARATGLKDPEKVSRALFGLKEREYYFRYKKHPASREAIDARYAELRQQGEEQMARARDESGQPQLRVLLTGGTGFVGKEILWQAAHDPEIVEMVVLIRPKEIRDRKSGELLETLSPAQRGESLLQQLWLASPEERSKFRFIAGDVEQPQLGVSDEDYEQLQRTLTHVIHCAASVAFDDPYERSFQANVTGTLNALRFSLGLQQHEGSPFVAHLGIETSYIHGRQVRKVAREDEIVFPRNFYNNYYELTKAMASLETERFMLEKGLRVVQLCPAIVIGESTGGNNRGDTKVVNAPVNVFGRAHEALQDPEGDWFERTRASMLARMACIFPGNPSAELNLIPVDWVVKGILAAVKRPLAIGERVHLATDNRVTSEQIRDIVQEELGVDIKLAEPTLHRTVTLPVLSKILTGLKQPRIANALEKLGSIFGGYSEWGQPIHEVGNDVRVLGLPEERPNTQYAFRMLCRHNRYVQDFGRIRDLDEISRREKVWAQLMEELKERSGGPVGAVSAVDFKAFIEERLDADQFVPR